The following coding sequences are from one Schizosaccharomyces osmophilus chromosome 1, complete sequence window:
- the pus4 gene encoding tRNA pseudouridine synthase Pus4 has translation MKGGLIAINKPSGKSSAQCLNEIKAIISKSELAKFFQSDPPHPNDKNSKRKKWKRNDIKIGHGGTLDPLASGVLVVGLGIGTKQLPTLLSCVKTYKATCLFGCSTNTYDSSGKIIRVATKIPSKEEVADGLAAFRGDILQLPPLYSALHIQGKRLYEYAREGLPLPEAVKPRPMKCDHLELVEFHEKGQHSYNDPDVFASKEEIESEELLRPVSDFEKKEAVNNSEIAKENDSPQESKDDFQQKSSVEDAPAVKSASDESVPKTEEKDDQTSKNEPKGKKRKLEVTDLERGSRPPIGPSAVLDMSVSSGFYVRSVIHDLAHHIGSEAHMVDLIRTQQGDFVLDGDACFEFEEFQSAGWEQKLASLLKLDLDIENKEN, from the exons ATGAAGGGAGGACTCATTGCTATTAATAAACCGTCTGGGAAATCTTCAGCTCAATGCTTAAATG AAATTAAGGCAATTATATCTAAGAGCGAATTGGcgaaattctttcaatcAGACCCTCCTCATCctaatgataaaaatagCAAACGCAAGAAGTGGAAACGGAACGACATTAAGATAGGTCATGGCGGTACTCTCGATCCTTTAGCATCAGGAGTTTTAGTTGTTGGTCTAGGCATTGGAACAAAACAGTTACCAACACTATTATCTTGTGTGAAAACGTACAAGGCCACCTGCTTATTTGGATGTTCCACCAATACTTACGATTCATCCGGAAAAATCATCCGCGTTGCTACAAAAATTCCTAGCAAGGAAGAAGTTGCAGATGGCTTAGCAGCATTTCGCGGTGATATCCTTCAGCTCCCTCCATTGTATTCCGCTTTGCATATACAAGGAAAACGCTTGTATGAATATGCCCGGGAAGGACTACCCCTTCCTGAAGCTGTGAAACCTCGTCCCATGAAATGTGACCACCTTGAACTTGTGGAATTTCACGAAAAAGGTCAGCATAGCTATAACGATCCTGATGTGTTTGcaagcaaagaagaaatagaatcaGAAGAACTCTTACGCCCGGTTtctgattttgaaaagaaagaggcCGTAAATAATTCAGAAATTGCTAAGGAAAATGATTCTCCTCAAGAAAGCAAAGATGATTTCCAGCAAAAATCCTCTGTTGAAGATGCTCCTGCTGTCAAGTCTGCTTCTGACGAAAGTGTTCcaaaaacagaagaaaaggatgaCCAAACAAGCAAAAATGAACCAAAGggtaagaaaagaaagttagAGGTTACTGATTTAGAACGTGGTTCACGCCCTCCAATTGGTCCTTCTGCGGTTTTGGATATGAGCGTTTCTTCAGGATTTTATGTCAGATCTGTAATACACGACCTTGCCCACCATATTGGAAGTGAAGCCCATATGGTGGATTTAATTCGTACTCAACAAGGTGATTTCGTCTTGGACGGGGATGCTTGTTTCGAGTTTGAAGAGTTTCAATCTGCCGGTTGGGAGCAAAAATTGGCCTCTTTATTAAAACTCGATCTCGacatagaaaacaaagaaaattga
- the irc3 gene encoding mitochondrial DNA branch migration helicase Irc3, with product MFIFHKSLAPWSLQLLLPKRVYTIRTFGKVLRPYQEECIESCCRAFKAGKKRVGISLATGSGKTALFPHLIQKTPELRTNANQCLILVHRRELAQQAYAVCLESFKKENVEIDMGSQHATGKAPITVASPMSLKGDRLQKYNPENFKLVIVDEVHHLAAPTYLRVLRHFGADEANSKVYLVGLTATFYRADGRSLSKGVDEIVYHRHFVDMIGEKWLVQQKVIGINWSPNLNLAESTDRDDREAFEREVQSKSAIFQIPQAWIQHAKTRSSTLVFCTTVEHSLKVCNAFRTLGIDAKVLSGHTNSDERKSLVQKFREKKFPVLVNCMVLTEGADIPNIDCLIIARPTNSPNLLTQMIGRGLRLSPGKEDCLVLDFCNSFNRVPLHLQPTLSGIIEFDSLSEPKKINEASSEIADYDPGTAGIHSILHYRKARQLSELLKDMEKNDQNIYSISRNAWVPLRMNRYALSTKSGALVVDTDIDSGNYSVIAYEKQILGQYTYNRKKVVGTNINSLALAIRGADNYAERYKLPPALILRNAAWRKKPAYDSQKEILKSKKVPFDEKTLKAGGAADMITRLIYGKKTTKRKDQLQNYLSNPGKIGRLKEFKAYVRKP from the exons ATGTTCATTTTCCATAAGAGTTTAGCACCGTGGTCATTACAGCTACTCCTACCTAAACGAGTATATACGATTCGtacttttggaaaagttcTTCGTCCGTATCAAGAAGAATGCATTGAATCCTGCTGTAGGGCATTCAAAGCAGGGAAGAAAAGGGTTGGCATATCTTTGGCTACAGGATCTGGCAAGACC GCTCTTTTCCCTCATCTCATTCAAAAGACACCGGAATTAAGAACTAATGCGAATCAATGTTTAATCCTTGTGCATCGAAGAGAACTTGCTCAGCAAGCGTATGCGGTCTGTTTagaaagttttaaaaaggaG AACGTTGAAATCGACATGGGCTCACAGCATGCTACTGGCAAGGCTCCCATTACTGTGGCATCTCCTATGTCACTAAAAGGAGATCGATTACAAAAATATAACCCGGAAAATTTTAAACTAGTTATTGTTGATGAAGTTCATCATTTGGCAGCTCCTACCTACCTTCGGGTTTTGAGACATTTTGGGGCAGATgaagcaaattcaaaagtctACTTAGTTGGTCTCACAGCAACATTTTATCGTGCGGATGGAAGGTCGCTTAGTAAAGGTGTTGACGAGATTGTGTACCATAG ACATTTTGTTGATATGATAGGTGAAAAGTG GTTAgttcaacaaaaagtaattgGAATAAACTGGTCACCGAACTTGAATTTAGCAGAATCAACGGATCGTGATGATCGCGAAGCGTTTGAGCGTGAAGTTCAGTCAAAATCTGCCATTTTTCAGATTCCTCAGGCTTGGATACAACATGCCA AAACCCGCTCTTCGACGCTTGTTTTTTGTACAACAGTAGAGCACTCGCTGAAAGTTTGTAATGCTTTTCGAACATTAGGAATTGATGCTAAGGTTCTATCCGGTCACACTAATTCAgatgaaaggaaaagtttAGTACAAAAATTTCGAGAGAAAAAGTTTCCCGTACTTGTAAACTGCATGGTATTAACCGAAGGTGCTGATATTCCTAATATTGATTGCCTTATTATTGCTCGACCTACAAACTCTCCTAATTTATTGACGCAGATGATTGGAAGAGGTTTACGCCTATCTCCTGGTAAAGAAGATTGCTTAGTCTTGGATTTttgcaattcttttaatcGCGTTCCTCTTCATTTGCAACCCACCCTTTCCGGAATTATTGAATTTGATTCACTCTCTGAACCAAAGAAGATAAATGAGGCCAGCTCGGAAATTGCAGACTATGACCCTGGAACAGCTGGTATTCATAGCATTCTTCACTATAGAAAAGCTCGACAGCTTTCTGAGTTATTGAAGGAtatggaaaagaacgaCCAGAATATATATTCAATCTCACGTAATGCTTGGGTACCTTTGAGAATGAATCGCTATGCTCTGTCAACGAAATCAGGAGCACTTGTCGTCGATACTGACATTGACTCTGGAAATTATAGTGTAATCGCttacgaaaagcaaattttAGGCCAATATACTTAtaatagaaagaaagtagTAGGAACCAATATCAATAGCCTTGCCTTGGCAATCCGAGGAGCCGACAATTATGCCGAACGCTACAAGTTACCACCTGCTTTGATTTTAAGAAACGCTGCCTGGAGAAAAAAGCCCGCTTATGATTCCCAGAAGGAAATActtaaaagcaaaaaggttccttttgatgaaaagacCTTGAAAGCTGGTGGTGCTGCTGATATGATCACTAGACTAATTTATGGAAAGAAGACGACAAAACGGAAGGATCAGTTACAAAACTATTTATCAAATCCAGGAAAAATTGGACGTTTGAAGGAGTTCAAGGCATATGTACGGAAACCGTAG
- the rrn6 gene encoding RNA polymerase I general transcription initiation factor subunit Rrn6, whose translation MSTWPIDAIHNTFFISLDYGLIGAGLLLDPTGTHRAETVDQNKWAFTRFPSSTGIEFVPTRYIWKILPGDPNYKFLNVESLSGEATSLASSANDAIRTDGIFHYIPHEVLYPLSRESHLTTEAGKVFDPSVINTSAIGVLPPTPQSRFLPTRCFSFIQNQHDEGNHFLYLCKPSTWMFQATPKLQSALGMESHPFPLHVPAFHLHPYPSWKFQEPILQVMFGPQASSLLYVLTATEVVLFKISYHILFLEQDDSPAFISAIPLRFIYAKDVYDSDAFAHMSSHPSDPSLFATISVSGNWKIWQILEDGYREYLSGTFQANYEVALSSSTLASKSNDKDQRKTSTSSESRYRIIWEGSSFGLLLANDKAVVHFLPSNPSAPRLLYKCEENSHILQVSSEVLHVASEFFILTTDSVIWMDLQQPLQSLLVWKHHRSRDPTLQLKVFNAFIDSIYVSVFSRLNGIIQEFHFSRDRTLAVSSGPPFLLLHDIQVPIQSLAMQPCYFIDSEEDQSTQSSYVDSPFWSVIVHRSDGSLAINLLCEKSSSEIYELEEVNDSTRFLASLKYLNLNDEEKVELDNVEEEAEFYKAYVVHPSIKRLQNWLISEAKDPKLISLNDLSTLLQNDLQVNRTLPNELILTLSDLLQNKILSTQFEGLDDVVKYIKGTVIPGYFPYISNLRLPMNTTDGSHAKELSKNLSKVWITPLASDANFKSVVDLRLNALHHITNYVLISSIGFAKLLPGSSADVSLESFQNVELSFISPFQTKQLVKLHEDASEILKGWTLGKVNTTYNIGDSAVDISEPVTSQTLEFSEPSLSSFVLPSSQIATVQSEDVLPPSQSSSFPEFSSQATPVMSQVVTGKFGARQKKKKKRSGF comes from the coding sequence ATGTCAACATGGCCTATTGATGCGATCCACAacactttttttatttcattagACTATGGTTTAATTGGTGCTGGTCTATTACTGGACCCTACCGGAACTCATCGCGCTGAAACAGTTGATCAGAATAAATGGGCTTTTACGCGTTTTCCCTCTTCTACGGGAATTGAATTTGTTCCAACAAGATATATATGGAAGATATTACCAGGAGATCCTAATTACAAGTTTCTAAACGTTGAAAGTCTTTCTGGTGAAGCTACTTCGCTGGCGTCAAGTGCAAACGATGCAATCCGTACAGACGGGATTTTTCACTATATTCCCCATGAGGTTTTGTACCCTTTAAGCCGAGAATCGCATCTTACAACGGAAGCGGGCAAGGTGTTTGACCCATCAGTCATCAACACATCGGCTATTGGAGTCCTTCCTCCTACACCACAGAGTCGGTTTCTTCCTACGCggtgtttttcttttatacaAAATCAGCATGATGAGGGCAATCATTTTCTCTACCTCTGCAAACCGTCTACTTGGATGTTCCAGGCGACCCCGAAATTACAGTCTGCCCTGGGTATGGAATCACATCCCTTCCCTTTACATGTTCCggcttttcatttacaCCCGTATCCTTCATGGAAATTTCAGGAACCAATCTTGCAGGTTATGTTTGGGCCTCAAGCATCTTCCCTTCTTTATGTCCTAACAGCCACGGAAGTtgttttgttcaaaatcaGTTATCacatcctttttttggagCAAGATGATTCACCTGCTTTTATTTCTGCAATTCCCTTACGTTTTATTTATGCGAAGGATGTTTATGACTCCGATGCCTTTGCCCATATGTCTTCGCACCCCTCTGATCCTTCCCTTTTTGCTACCATATCCGTGTCAGGAAATTGGAAAATATGGCAAATACTAGAAGATGGTTACCGTGAGTATTTATCAGGTACTTTTCAGGCCAATTATGAAGTTGCTTTATCTAGTTCTACACTTGCTAGTAAAAGCAACGATAAGGATCAACGAAAGACATCAACCTCTTCTGAAAGCAGGTATAGAATAATTTGGGAAGGTAGCTCCTTTGGACTATTGCTAGCAAATGACAAAGCCGTTGTACATTTCCTTCCATCGAACCCTTCAGCTCCGCGTCTTTTGTATAAATGTGAAGAAAATTCGCATATCTTGCAAGTCTCATCGGAGGTGCTGCACGTAGCGTCCGAATTCTTTATCCTAACTACAGATTCTGTCATATGGATGGATCTTCAGCAGCCCCTTCAATCTTTGTTGGTTTGGAAACATCATCGTAGCCGTGATCCTACTCTTCAATTAAAAGTCTTCAACGCTTTTATCGATAGTATTTATGTGTCAGTGTTTTCAAGGTTAAATGGAATTATTCAggaatttcatttttccaGGGATAGAACGCTTGCTGTTTCCTCTGGACCACCTTTTCTACTTTTGCATGATATTCAGGTTCCTATACAATCATTAGCTATGCAACCATGTTATTTCATTGATTCTGAAGAGGATCAATCTACCCAAAGTTCGTACGTTGACTCACCTTTTTGGTCAGTAATTGTACATCGATCTGATGGTTCCCTGGCTATAAACCTACTCTGTGAAAAAAGTTCTTCGGAAATTTATGAGTTAGAGGAAGTGAATGATTCGACACGATTTTTGGCATCTTTAAAGTACTTGAATCTAAATGATGAGGAAAAAGTAGAGTTGGATAacgttgaagaagaagcagaattTTACAAAGCATATGTCGTCCATCCTTCCATCAAGAGGTTACAAAATTGGCTAATCTCTGAGGCAAAAGATCCAAAATTAATTTCCTTAAATGACTTATCCACTTTATTACAAAACGATTTGCAAGTTAATCGAACACTACCGAACGAATTGATATTGACTTTGTCCGATTTATtgcaaaataaaatactgTCTACTCAATTTGAGGGATTGGATGATGTTGTGAAATACATTAAAGGTACTGTCATTCCTGGGTACTTTCCATATATCTCAAATTTGAGACTCCCAATGAACACCACTGACGGTTCGCATGCCAAAGAACTCTCGAAGAATCTATCCAAAGTTTGGATTACTCCACTAGCTTCAGATGCGAATTTTAAATCAGTGGTTGATTTACGACTTAATGCTCTGCATCACATAACCAATTATGTTTTGATATCTTCAATTGGATTTGCTAAGCTGCTTCCTGGTTCCTCTGCAGATGTAAGCCTTGagtcttttcaaaatgttGAGCTGTCCTTCATTTCACCTTTTCAAACCAAACAGCTTGTGAAACTACATGAGGATGCGAGTGAAATACTAAAAGGATGGACTTTAGGGAAAGTCAATACTACGTACAACATTGGTGATTCAGCCGTTGATATATCTGAGCCAGTAACCAGCCAAACTCTGGAGTTTAGTGAGCCTTCATTGTCATCGTTCGTTCTTCCTTCTAGTCAGATTGCCACAGTACAATCCGAAGATGTTCTTCCTCCGTCACAGTCATCATCCTTTCCTGAATTTTCAAGTCAGGCTACACCGGTTATGTCTCAGGTCGTGACGGGCAAGTTTGGAGCgagacaaaaaaagaagaagaaaaggagtGGTTTTTAG
- the nem1 gene encoding serine/threonine protein phosphatase (Nem1-Spo7 complex) catalytic subunit Nem1, whose translation MNSIAKISDEINKAILATPVENLSKNEKSHAFQAQGQEDEYHAQLEEETPIENIVKYPQYTKTKLRKESNDEEASAQVRHANIMRVIAYWLRICLKRTCTLFFHALKTLLIQFINENKKVTFLSFLWGLCRIIFFPAFYTIRRRQRTLSSRPKRPKMYSSYSAPSFLQGRHPHFRSESNVLSHSTPLIPHLLPDSIAEEDIVTVSDPASPLPEELPSKIIGHNTQGPANGQSSLSCFSSSSSSSSSLRRPNVSASFTIVNDPYKSPSASHMRIRNITLCADRIPRPLLSNKLPKKTLVLDLDETLIHSVSRGSRTTSGQPVEVHVPGEHPILYYIHKRPHLDYFLANVSEWFHLVLFTASVQPYADPIIDFLERDKKLFVERYYRQHCTLVDSSFVKDISICKIHLSRIMIIDNSPASYNIHKENAIPVEGWISDPSDVDLLNLLSFLYALQYVQDVRALLRLRLAK comes from the coding sequence ATGAATTCGATTGCAAAAATCTCAGATGAAATTAACAAAGCAATTCTTGCTACGCCTGTAGAaaatttgtcaaaaaaCGAGAAAAGCCATGCATTTCAGGCGCAAGGTCAAGAAGACGAATATCACGCTCAACTGGAGGAGGAAACGCCTATTGAAAACATTGTAAAGTATCCACAGTAtaccaaaacaaaactacGAAAGGAATCCAATGATGAAGAGGCTTCTGCACAGGTTCGGCATGCCAATATTATGCGAGTGATTGCATACTGGCTTCGTATATGTTTGAAGCGGACTTGTACGTTGTTTTTCCATGCGTTAAAGACATTGTTAATTCAGTTTatcaatgaaaataaaaaagtgaCTTTCTTGAGCTTTCTTTGGGGCCTTTGTCGTATCATCTTCTTTCCTGCCTTTTATACTATCAGACGTCGTCAAAGAACACTTAGTAGTCGACCTAAGCGCCCAAAGATGTATTCATCTTACTCAGCTccatcttttcttcaaggCCGTCATCCACACTTTCGTTCCGAGTCCAACGTTCTTTCCCATAGCACACCTCTCATCCCTCACTTACTTCCTGACTCGATAGCTGAAGAAGATATTGTTACCGTTTCTGATCCCGCAAGTCCTCTTCCAGAAGAATTACCATCGAAAATTATCGGTCATAACACTCAAGGTCCTGCTAATGGTCAAAGTTCATTATCTTGCTTCTCTTCGtcttcctcctcttcatcatctttGCGCCGTCCCAATGTTTCTGCGTCGTTTACTATAGTTAACGATCCATATAAGTCGCCATCTGCATCACATATGCGTATCCGCAACATAACTCTTTGTGCCGATAGAATTCCAAGGCCTTTGCTCTCTAATaagcttccaaaaaagacttTAGTGCTTGACTTGGACGAGACCTTGATCCATTCTGTTTCTCGAGGTAGTAGAACTACCTCTGGCCAGCCGGTTGAAGTACATGTTCCTGGCGAGCATCCAATTTTGTACTATATACACAAACGGCCCCACCTAGATTACTTTCTCGCCAATGTCAGTGAGTGGTTTCATTTGGTCTTGTTTACGGCTTCCGTACAACCTTATGCGGATCCCATAATCGATTTTCTGGAGCGAGACAAAAAGCTCTTTGTTGAACGATATTATCGTCAGCACTGCACGCTTGTGGATAGCTCTTTTGTTAAAGACATAAGTATATGTAAAATTCATTTGTCTCGTATCATGATAATCGACAACTCCCCTGCCAGCTATAACATTCATAAAGAGAATGCTATTCCGGTGGAGGGTTGGATTAGCGATCCTTCCGACGTTGATCTACTGAATTTATTGTCTTTCTTATATGCTTTGCAATACGTTCAAGATGTCCGTGCTCTTCTTAGGCTTCGACTTGCCAAGTaa
- the utp3 gene encoding U3 snoRNP-associated protein Utp3: protein MGKKKSRSNSVKNQPKNEQPIDEREKVDAIRTYDDVADSEDEFYKSQDKILFDGGSKKNADDDQMSLSDEEVLGLEGSSDEEAEQGVEGATSDEDELTGQRKGPADEEEALDEKGWGRSAKSYYGGDDYDNENYDEDDEEFDARMEEQEALRLQRKRLEKLTEEDAVDDISQWADKSKVESSQLEDSIAAIEQLDQKISPEMPRPELLKILRTKNPEFELFLEEYKDLKPSYKELKEKLDTAPTPLLQAQVNALGAYIAFLTFYFALLRGGEEDVKNHPIMTDLVRCKQTWESFRDLDDVQVSKPESPEEQATNDHLEDLTPEAPEEDDIASDMGDSAEEYDDEEQIDNEGEASSANEKNEGEEDDITSKFREAKAKGVQKPVNNVDDYGEGLMLDSMDAEEKAAKRRSLRFYANQIDQKAAKRSRAQTDLSGDVDVPYKERLYERRQRLLREAAARGQDQAQGADLDEEDPENEGVLANKDREADFADQDALDYYNSVSSQSKSEKRKRKEEHDYDRDLVRASRYPELFELGEGDKRGITRDIATNRGLTPRRPKENRNPRLKKRMRYEKAKKKLGSKKAIFKGPPKHGYGGEETGIKAGLVKSIKFQ from the coding sequence ATgggtaaaaaaaaatccagaAGCAATTCTGTAAAAAATCAACCAAAGAATGAACAACCTATAGATGAACGAGAAAAAGTGGATGCCATTCGTACGTACGACGATGTTGCGGATTCTGAAGACGAGTTTTACAAATCACAAGACAAAATTCTCTTTGATGGCGGctcaaaaaagaacgcAGATGATGATCAAATGAGTCTTAGTGATGAGGAAGTACTCGGTTTAGAAGGTTCTAGTGATGAAGAGGCCGAGCAAGGTGTGGAAGGTGCTACTTCTGATGAAGACGAATTAACTGGCCAAAGGAAGGGACCGGCTGATGAAGAGGAAGCTTTGGATGAGAAGGGTTGGGGACGTTCTGCCAAATCCTACTACGGAGGCGATGATTACGACAATGAAAACTATGAcgaagatgatgaagagtTTGACGCTCGTATGGAGGAACAAGAAGCTCTTCGTCTTCAGAGGAAGCGTCTTGAAAAGTTGactgaagaagatgctGTTGACGATATAAGTCAATGGGCCGATAAGTCAAAGGTTGAGTCTTCTCAATTAGAAGACAGCATAGCTGCGATTGAACAGCTTGACCAAAAGATTTCTCCAGAGATGCCTCGGCCAGAGTTACTAAAGATCCTACGTACCAAAAATCCAGAGTTTGAGCTCTTCTTGGAAGAATACAAGGATTTGAAACCTTCGTacaaagaattgaaagaaaaattagacACTGCACCTACTCCTCTCCTTCAAGCTCAGGTAAACGCTTTGGGAGCCtatattgcttttcttacATTCTATTTTGCTCTTCTGCGTGGTGGTGAAGAAGATGTTAAAAATCATCCAATTATGACTGATCTTGTTCGCTGTAAGCAAACTTGGGAGTCCTTCCGCGACCTTGATGATGTTCAAGTATCCAAGCCTGAATCTCCCGAGGAGCAAGCAACGAACGATCATTTGGAAGACTTAACACCCGAAGCGCCTGAGGAAGATGATATTGCATCTGATATGGGTGACTCTGCGGAGGAatatgatgatgaagagcAAATAGATAATGAAGGGGAAGCTTCTTCCGCAAACGAGAAAAATGAAGGTGAGGAAGACGATATCACATCTAAATTTCGAGAGGCAAAGGCTAAGGGTGTTCAAAAGCCAGTCAATAATGTCGACGACTATGGTGAAGGTCTTATGTTGGACTCAATGGATGCCGAGGAGAAAGCTGCGAAACGACGTTCTCTTAGGTTTTACGCCAACCAAATCGACCAAAAAGCAGCTAAGCGATCCAGAGCTCAAACAGACCTTTCTGGTGACGTTGATGTTCCCTACAAGGAACGTCTTTATGAGCGCCGCCAACGCTTATTACGAGAGGCTGCGGCACGTGGACAAGATCAGGCTCAAGGTGCTGAtttggatgaagaagatcCTGAAAATGAAGGCGTGCTCGCTAATAAGGATCGAGAAGCCGATTTCGCCGATCAAGATGCTTTAGATTATTATAACTCTGTGTCATCTCAATCCAAGAGTGAGAAAcgcaaaagaaaagaggaaCACGACTATGACCGTGATTTGGTACGGGCCTCAAGATACCCTGAACTCTTTGAACTTGGTGAGGGAGATAAACGTGGAATTACTAGGGATATTGCCACAAATCGAGGTCTTACTCCTCGTAGACCGAAAGAGAATCGGAATCCTCGTCTTAAGAAACGTATGCGTTACGAGAAGgcgaagaagaagcttgGTAGCAAAAAGGCCATTTTCAAAGGTCCTCCCAAGCATGGCTATGGTGGTGAAGAAACTGGTATCAAGGCAGGCCTTGTTAAAAGTATTAAATTCCAATAG
- a CDS encoding Sjogren's syndrome/scleroderma autoantigen 1 family, implicated in mitotic cell cycle process, whose amino-acid sequence MTLVNDDVSKKLGNYMLRGYTLLDTVCPECQKVPMMRLRDQPMFCVACVDKPKAEAPALQSSQSSSLLENTPHGRDVVQQHVSSTSSPQTTKSEPNQLQKNESSQPNKASVYVKLIDELEAQLEDFIPIPHNESREVAFQRIERILQLIELAKDMRGKI is encoded by the exons ATGACATTGGTGAACGATGATGTTTCGAAAAAATTAGGAAATTATATGCTACGAGGATATACGCTTCTCGACACTGTTTGTCCTGAATGTCAAAAG GTTCCCATGATGAGGTTGCGAGACCAACCCATGTTTTGCGTTGCATGCGTTGACAAACCAAAAGCTGAAGCTCCAGCATTACAATCATCACAATCATCTTCTTTATTAGAAAACACTCCTCATGGACGCGACGTTGTACAACAACATGTCTCTTCTACGTCTTCTCCTCAGACAACAAAGTCTGAACCAAACCAACTTCAAAAGAACGAATCTTCTCAGCCCAATAAGGCTTCAGTTTATGTGAAACTTATTGATGAGCTGGAAGCCCAACTGGAAGATTTTATCCCGATTCCTCACAATGAGTCTCGAGAGGTCGCTTTCCAACGTATTGAACGCATTCTACAACTCATCGAACTTGCCAAAGATATGCGAGGCAAAATATAG
- the dsd1 gene encoding dihydroceramide delta-4 desaturase, which translates to MTQKCTNVTNDSVPSNKPNEEAVIDHVSKAHDFYWTYTEEPHKSRRAAILKAHPEVASLNGYEPKTKWVVLFVVFLQLTCAILLSNTNPWNWKFLLTGYFIGAFCNQNIFLAIHELSHNLGFKRAVHNRLFSFIANLPVGAPYSASFRPYHMEHHRYQGVDGFDTDLPTSLELILFDNVLGKAFFCTFQLFFYAFRPMFVRQLPLTSLHFWNVVVQFVFDFLVFKYLGWRSMAYFFLSSFMAGSLHPTAGHFLSEHYNVARTRLIQEGPGKDAPLETFSYYGPLNILVYNAGYHIEHHDFPYVAWTRIAKVRELAPEFYSNIPECKSWSGIIYQFITDSNVGMWCRVKRKQKTDLSN; encoded by the exons ATGACCCAGAAATGCACAAACGTGACCAATGACTCGGTCCCTTCAAATAAGCCTAATGAAGAAGCTGTAATTGATCATGTTTCCAAAGCTCATGACTTCTACTGGACCTATACGGAAGAACCTCACAAAAGCCGACGAGCTGCCATTCTCAAGGCTCATCCAGAG GTTGCTTCTTTAAATGGATATGAACCAAAAACGAAATGGGTGGTTCTCTTCgtcgtttttcttcaattgaCTTGTGCAATTTTATTGTCTAATACAAATCCTTGGAATTGGAAGTTTCTACTCACTGGCTACTTCATTGGTGCATTCTGTAAccaaaatatctttttagCCATCCATGAACTCTCCCACAATTTGGGATTTAAGCGCGCTGTTCATAATCgccttttttcttttattgcAAATCTTCCTGTTGGTGCTCCATACTCCGCCAGTTTTCGCCCTTACCACATGGAGCATCATAGGTATCAAGGCGTCGATGGTTTTGACACAGATTTGCCAACTTCCTTGGAGCTCATCCTTTTCGATAATGTTCTCGGAAAGGCTTTTTTCTGTACTttccaactttttttttatgcaTTCCGTCCAATGTTTGTTCGTCAACTCCCTTTGACGAGCTTGCATTTTTGGAATGTAGTCGTCCAATtcgtttttgatttcttggTCTTCAAATATTTAGGATGGAGATCTATGGCCTACTTTTTCTTAAGCTCCTTCATGGCTGGCAGCTTGCATCCCACTGCGGGCCATTTTCTTAGTGAACATTACAACGTAGCTCGCACTCGTTTAATTCAGGAAGGACCGGGTAAGGACGCTCCTCTGGAAACGTTTAGCTACTATGGCCCGCTTAATATTTTAGTTTATAACGCTGGTTATCACATCGAACATCATGACTTTCCTTATGTTGCTTGGACCCGTATCGCCAAAGTACGTGAATTGGCTCCTGAGTTTTACAGCAATATTCCTGAGTGTAAAAGTTGGAGCGGTATCATTTACCAGTTTATCACCGATTCAAACGTTGGTATGTGGTGTAGAGTGAAGCGTAAGCAAAAAACCGATTTATctaattaa